Proteins from one Gemmatimonadota bacterium genomic window:
- a CDS encoding ATP-binding protein: DGQSGESDDVFAGSIAFRWGKRGGKGALEPIVHPDLVDLVDLFGLDREIGILERNTRQFVRGMPANNVLIWGERGTGKSSVVKGLLARFAGEGLRMIEVRRQDLTDLPEIVELLWDRPERFVLFCDDLSFMEGESVYLELKALLEGSLSARPDNVLVYATSNRRHLMPEKLADNTLRFSPDDDEIHPQETVEEKISLSDRFGLSIGFYRITQDTYFRIVRHLADQRGLDMDAGLLRRESLRWLQRASGRSGRVARQFVDDLEGRLNLGELP, translated from the coding sequence GGACGGGCAGTCCGGCGAGTCCGACGACGTGTTCGCGGGCTCCATCGCGTTCAGGTGGGGGAAGCGTGGAGGGAAGGGCGCCCTGGAACCGATCGTGCACCCCGACCTGGTGGATCTGGTCGATCTCTTCGGTCTGGATCGCGAGATCGGAATCCTGGAGCGGAACACCCGCCAGTTCGTCCGGGGGATGCCCGCGAACAACGTGCTGATCTGGGGTGAGCGCGGAACCGGCAAGTCTTCGGTGGTGAAGGGCCTCCTGGCCCGGTTCGCCGGCGAGGGCCTGCGCATGATCGAAGTCCGCCGGCAGGACCTGACGGATCTGCCCGAGATCGTCGAACTCCTATGGGACCGGCCCGAGCGCTTCGTCCTGTTCTGCGACGACCTGTCCTTCATGGAGGGCGAATCCGTGTATCTCGAGCTCAAAGCGCTCCTTGAAGGCAGCCTTTCCGCCCGGCCCGACAACGTGCTCGTCTACGCCACGTCGAACCGCAGGCACCTGATGCCCGAGAAACTCGCCGACAACACGCTGCGGTTCAGTCCGGACGACGATGAAATCCATCCCCAGGAAACCGTGGAGGAGAAGATCTCGCTGAGCGACCGATTCGGCTTGTCCATCGGTTTCTACCGGATTACCCAGGACACCTATTTCCGGATCGTCCGCCATCTCGCCGATCAGCGCGGTCTCGACATGGACGCCGGATTGCTGAGACGGGAATCCCTCCGGTGGCTTCAGCGGGCCAGCGGCCGTTCCGGCCGGGTGGCGCGGCAGTTCGTGGACGACCTGGAGGGCCGGCTCAATCTGGGCGAATTACCGTAG
- a CDS encoding xanthine dehydrogenase family protein subunit M, translating to MHAFDYATPESVADAVVMLSDQGKNACVLAGGTDLIVQLRENRRRTDLVVDVKKIAELNALSYDAATGLTVGAAVPCYRIYGDAEIAAAYPGLMDAARLVGGTGIQGRASLGGNLCNASPAGDTIPPMIVLSGEAEIAGPNGTRKVAVEDFCTAPGRTVLEDGEFLVSLHFPAPQPNSGAFYRRFIPRNEMDIAVVGVGASVVLSADKSSFVSARIAVGAVAPTPLFVREAGDALSGAPVSDEAIRRAADIARDAARPISDMRGTAEYRKHLTSVLTRRVVEGAVQRAKE from the coding sequence TTGCACGCATTCGATTACGCCACGCCTGAAAGCGTGGCCGATGCGGTCGTGATGCTCAGCGATCAAGGGAAAAACGCCTGTGTGCTCGCGGGCGGCACGGACCTGATCGTGCAGCTTCGGGAGAATCGCAGGCGTACCGATCTTGTGGTGGACGTCAAGAAAATCGCGGAGTTGAATGCGTTGTCCTACGACGCCGCGACCGGCCTTACGGTCGGGGCGGCCGTGCCCTGCTACCGGATCTACGGGGACGCGGAAATCGCCGCGGCCTATCCGGGACTCATGGACGCGGCCAGACTGGTGGGCGGCACGGGGATCCAGGGCAGGGCCAGCCTGGGCGGGAACCTGTGCAACGCCTCCCCGGCGGGCGATACGATTCCCCCCATGATCGTCCTTTCCGGCGAGGCGGAAATCGCCGGTCCGAACGGAACGCGGAAAGTGGCCGTGGAAGACTTCTGCACGGCGCCCGGCCGCACCGTGCTGGAAGACGGCGAGTTCCTGGTGTCGCTCCATTTTCCTGCACCGCAGCCGAATTCCGGAGCCTTCTACCGGCGCTTCATCCCCCGCAACGAGATGGACATCGCCGTGGTCGGCGTTGGCGCGTCCGTCGTGCTCAGCGCGGACAAGTCCTCATTCGTGTCGGCGCGCATTGCCGTCGGCGCCGTGGCCCCAACACCCCTTTTCGTTCGGGAGGCCGGGGACGCCCTGTCCGGAGCGCCCGTATCCGACGAAGCGATCCGCCGGGCGGCCGACATAGCCCGCGACGCAGCCCGGCCCATCAGCGACATGCGGGGCACCGCCGAATACCGCAAGCATCTGACCAGCGTATTGACGCGCCGGGTTGTGGAAGGCGCGGTTCAACGAGCCAAGGAGTAG
- a CDS encoding (2Fe-2S)-binding protein — MSKKVHVQTTINGEAVDFLCEPRNSLLEVLRDDLDLTGAKEGCNNGNCGACNVIMDGRLVNSCCVLGVEADGCEITTIEGIGSAANLHPLQQKFLEHAALQCGICTPGFIVSAKALLDENPNPSEDEVRYWLAGNLCRCTGYDKIVRAVLDARNGA; from the coding sequence ATGTCGAAAAAAGTACACGTACAGACCACCATAAACGGAGAAGCGGTCGATTTCCTCTGCGAACCGCGCAACAGCCTGCTCGAAGTGCTCCGCGACGACCTGGATCTCACCGGCGCCAAGGAAGGGTGCAACAACGGCAACTGCGGTGCGTGCAACGTGATCATGGACGGCAGGCTGGTCAATTCCTGCTGCGTGCTGGGCGTCGAAGCCGACGGATGCGAAATCACGACCATCGAAGGCATCGGGTCCGCCGCCAACCTCCATCCCCTGCAGCAGAAGTTCCTTGAGCACGCGGCGCTTCAGTGCGGAATCTGCACACCCGGATTCATCGTTTCCGCCAAGGCGCTGCTGGACGAGAATCCGAACCCCAGCGAAGACGAAGTGCGCTACTGGCTGGCCGGCAACCTGTGCCGCTGCACGGGGTACGACAAGATCGTTCGCGCGGTCCTGGACGCCAGGAACGGCGCCTGA
- a CDS encoding xanthine dehydrogenase family protein molybdopterin-binding subunit encodes MSQNGHKVIGTRPIRHDGVDKVTGRAIYGADIQLTGLLHGAIKRSPHPHARIKNIDTSRAEAHPGVRAVVTAHDLPQIADKLADLGEAIVNLRDASNNVLAYGKVLYKGHAVAGVAAINLHVAQEAVELIDVEYEALPHVTGVLEAMEDGAPILHEDMKTTSMGEETDKVSNVANHFQHKMGEPDDGFAEADVVIEREFTTQTVHQGYIETHNATAHWNEEGQLTIWTSTQGAFSVRDQMAEILQMPVSKVKIVPLEIGGGFGGKISVYLDPVAALLSKTTGHPVKMTMTRDEVFEGTGPTPGSYLKVKMGATNDGRLTAATAYMAYEAGAYPGSPVGAGAGCIFTPYDIPNVQIDGYDVCVNKPKTNAYRAPGATNAAYAAETVVDEISEKLGVDPLEFRVKNGAKEGTRRADGPVHPRVGCIETTEAALNSEHYRSSLAKSVNGKVRGRGVASGYWFNFNGGRSAISVSINPDGTINMLEGSTDIGGTRASIAMQLAETIGLEATDIKPYVVDTDSIGYTDVTGGSRTTFGTGYAAHATGQALIREMKERASKLWDVPADAIDFEDGVFSYRDDAEKRGSFKELASQAGDAGGPVVAQVSTNPDGSGGGAFATHVVDVEIDRETGKVDILRYTAVQDAGTAIHPSYVEGQMQGGVVQGIGWGLNEEYIYNDDGSMTNASFLDYRMPTTLDLPMIETIIVEVPNESHPYGVRGVGEVPIVPPPAALANAIYDATGVRLRDLPMSPPRVQKALAENGG; translated from the coding sequence GTGTCACAAAACGGACATAAGGTCATCGGCACACGTCCGATTCGCCACGACGGGGTGGACAAGGTCACCGGCCGGGCGATCTACGGCGCCGATATCCAGCTGACGGGACTGCTGCACGGCGCCATCAAGCGCAGCCCCCATCCCCACGCGCGGATCAAGAACATCGACACCAGCCGCGCGGAGGCCCATCCTGGAGTGCGGGCCGTCGTCACCGCCCACGACCTTCCGCAGATCGCGGACAAGCTCGCCGACCTGGGCGAGGCGATCGTCAACCTGCGGGACGCCAGCAACAACGTGCTGGCCTACGGCAAGGTCCTCTACAAGGGCCACGCCGTCGCCGGCGTGGCCGCCATCAACCTGCACGTGGCGCAGGAGGCAGTGGAGTTGATCGACGTGGAATACGAAGCGCTGCCCCACGTCACGGGCGTGCTGGAGGCCATGGAGGACGGCGCGCCGATCCTGCACGAGGACATGAAAACCACGTCCATGGGCGAAGAGACGGACAAGGTCAGCAACGTCGCCAACCACTTCCAGCACAAGATGGGCGAACCGGACGATGGTTTCGCGGAAGCCGACGTGGTGATCGAGCGGGAGTTCACGACGCAGACCGTCCACCAGGGCTACATCGAGACCCATAACGCCACGGCGCACTGGAACGAAGAGGGTCAGCTCACGATCTGGACGAGCACGCAGGGCGCTTTCTCGGTGCGGGACCAGATGGCCGAAATCCTCCAGATGCCCGTTTCGAAGGTCAAGATCGTGCCTCTGGAGATCGGCGGTGGTTTCGGCGGCAAGATCTCCGTCTACCTGGATCCGGTCGCGGCGCTGCTGTCGAAGACGACCGGTCACCCGGTCAAGATGACGATGACCCGCGACGAGGTCTTCGAGGGAACGGGACCGACGCCGGGCTCCTACCTGAAGGTCAAGATGGGCGCCACCAACGACGGCCGGCTCACGGCCGCCACGGCCTACATGGCTTACGAGGCTGGCGCTTATCCCGGTTCGCCGGTCGGCGCGGGCGCGGGCTGCATCTTCACGCCCTACGACATACCCAACGTCCAGATCGACGGGTACGACGTGTGCGTGAACAAGCCCAAGACGAACGCCTACCGTGCGCCGGGCGCCACCAACGCGGCCTATGCCGCAGAAACCGTCGTGGACGAGATCAGCGAAAAGCTCGGTGTGGACCCGCTCGAGTTCCGGGTGAAGAACGGCGCGAAGGAAGGCACCCGCCGGGCCGACGGTCCCGTGCATCCGCGCGTCGGCTGCATCGAGACCACGGAGGCCGCACTCAACAGCGAACACTACCGGTCTTCCCTCGCGAAGTCGGTGAACGGCAAGGTCCGCGGCCGGGGCGTCGCCTCGGGTTACTGGTTCAACTTCAACGGCGGCCGGTCGGCCATTTCCGTCAGCATCAATCCCGACGGCACCATCAACATGCTCGAGGGTTCCACGGACATCGGCGGCACGCGGGCCTCCATCGCCATGCAGCTGGCCGAAACCATCGGCCTCGAGGCCACCGATATCAAGCCTTACGTCGTGGATACGGACTCGATCGGTTACACCGACGTGACCGGCGGCAGCCGCACGACCTTCGGAACGGGCTACGCCGCCCACGCCACGGGACAGGCGCTCATCCGTGAGATGAAGGAAAGGGCGTCCAAGCTCTGGGACGTCCCCGCCGATGCCATCGACTTCGAGGACGGGGTCTTTTCCTACCGGGATGACGCGGAGAAGCGGGGCAGTTTCAAGGAGCTGGCCAGCCAGGCCGGAGATGCCGGCGGTCCCGTGGTCGCCCAGGTGAGCACGAATCCCGACGGCAGCGGGGGCGGTGCATTCGCCACCCACGTCGTGGACGTGGAGATCGACCGGGAAACGGGCAAGGTGGATATACTCCGGTATACCGCGGTCCAGGACGCCGGTACGGCCATTCACCCGAGCTACGTGGAAGGCCAGATGCAGGGCGGCGTGGTGCAGGGCATCGGCTGGGGACTGAACGAGGAGTACATCTACAACGACGACGGTTCCATGACCAACGCCAGTTTCCTGGACTACCGCATGCCCACGACCCTCGACCTGCCCATGATCGAGACCATCATCGTGGAAGTGCCCAACGAATCCCATCCCTACGGCGTCCGTGGCGTCGGCGAAGTACCGATCGTACCGCCGCCGGCCGCCCTCGCCAACGCCATTTACGACGCCACGGGCGTGAGGCTGCGCGACCTGCCCATGTCACCGCCCCGGGTCCAGAAGGCCCTGGCGGAGAACGGCGGGTAG
- a CDS encoding MoaD/ThiS family protein, whose amino-acid sequence MAIIYIPSLMRDLTGGKEIIHVEGADMRQIIANLETAYPGFKQRLLEEGTQRIKPNIAVMIDGRNARRILLDKVNEKSEIHFLPAISGGV is encoded by the coding sequence ATGGCAATCATCTACATCCCGTCCCTCATGCGCGATCTGACCGGCGGCAAGGAGATCATCCACGTCGAAGGGGCCGACATGCGCCAGATCATTGCCAACCTGGAGACGGCCTACCCGGGTTTTAAGCAGAGACTGCTGGAAGAAGGGACGCAGCGCATCAAGCCCAATATCGCGGTCATGATCGATGGCCGGAACGCCCGCCGCATCCTGCTCGACAAGGTGAACGAGAAAAGCGAGATCCACTTCCTGCCCGCGATCAGCGGAGGAGTTTAA